The proteins below come from a single Haladaptatus paucihalophilus DX253 genomic window:
- a CDS encoding Gfo/Idh/MocA family protein has protein sequence MSGQSPPEKLRVGVIGGGFIGTTVGRAFEEDPRSTVVALADVSEVARAEAGNALYVGQGSQYERYEAMLDAEELDAVLIGTPHAFHYEQVTAALDRGLHVLCDKPLTTDREKARELAERAETSDQVLMVGYQRHLNEAFVEARERWADSELTPRFISAEITQDWISRFEDTWRTDPDLSGGGNLYDTGSHLVDAVLWTTGLTPTSVQAEMKFADEDDRVDERAQLTVAFENGASASISVFSDAPCVREHIHVWDDEGAVYLEGRQWEPRQLTEIREDSTTVSPYIDQQRGEDKAAVFIDCIESGKTPPATARDAFAVTALTEAAYESARNGERVTVSLD, from the coding sequence ATGTCAGGACAATCACCACCGGAAAAACTTCGCGTCGGCGTCATCGGCGGCGGATTCATCGGAACGACCGTCGGACGCGCCTTCGAGGAGGACCCCCGCTCGACGGTCGTCGCCCTCGCCGACGTGAGCGAGGTGGCACGAGCGGAGGCCGGAAACGCGCTCTACGTCGGACAGGGGTCCCAGTACGAGCGGTACGAGGCGATGCTGGACGCCGAGGAGTTGGACGCGGTGCTCATCGGGACGCCGCACGCCTTCCACTACGAGCAGGTAACGGCCGCGCTCGACCGCGGGTTGCACGTGCTCTGTGACAAGCCGCTCACGACCGACCGCGAGAAAGCGCGCGAACTCGCGGAGCGAGCGGAGACGAGCGACCAGGTGCTGATGGTCGGCTATCAACGCCACTTGAACGAGGCGTTCGTCGAGGCGCGCGAGCGGTGGGCCGACTCGGAACTGACGCCGCGGTTTATCAGCGCCGAAATCACGCAGGACTGGATTTCCCGGTTCGAGGACACGTGGCGGACCGACCCCGACCTCTCGGGCGGCGGCAACCTCTACGACACCGGAAGCCACCTCGTGGACGCCGTTCTCTGGACGACGGGGCTGACGCCGACGTCGGTGCAGGCGGAGATGAAGTTCGCCGACGAGGACGACCGCGTGGACGAGCGCGCACAGCTCACGGTCGCGTTCGAGAACGGTGCCTCGGCCAGCATCTCGGTGTTCAGCGACGCGCCGTGCGTCCGCGAACACATCCACGTCTGGGACGACGAAGGGGCCGTGTACCTCGAAGGACGACAGTGGGAACCGCGGCAGCTGACCGAGATTCGGGAGGACAGCACGACGGTCTCGCCCTACATCGACCAGCAACGGGGCGAGGACAAGGCGGCCGTGTTCATCGACTGCATCGAGAGCGGGAAGACGCCGCCCGCGACGGCCCGCGACGCGTTCGCCGTGACCGCGCTCACCGAAGCGGCCTACGAGTCCGCGCGAAACGGCGAGCGCGTGACGGTTTCGCTCGACTGA
- a CDS encoding DUF3592 domain-containing protein, translating to MSPDSKLSNALNTFDRTHLGALLLVVGIAVAGYGVYDYTQQSDAVADAVTVNATITDTGVERISRRRSSPDYKPTVAFDYRYRGESYTAHNIYPATITPSYDTKSKARSIIDGYETGDSVTAYVSPGSPSDGFLEAETTNEPLKFVLLAGGALILIGGKHVVDGLGWT from the coding sequence GTGTCCCCAGATTCGAAACTCTCCAACGCGTTGAACACGTTCGACCGTACCCATCTCGGGGCGTTACTGCTGGTCGTCGGCATCGCCGTCGCGGGCTACGGCGTCTACGACTACACGCAACAATCCGACGCCGTGGCCGATGCAGTGACGGTGAACGCCACCATCACCGATACGGGCGTCGAACGCATCTCCAGGCGTCGTAGTTCCCCGGACTACAAGCCGACGGTCGCGTTCGACTATCGCTACCGCGGCGAGTCCTACACGGCACACAACATCTACCCCGCCACTATCACGCCGAGCTACGATACGAAATCGAAGGCTCGGTCTATCATCGATGGGTACGAGACGGGCGACTCGGTGACGGCATACGTATCCCCGGGGTCCCCGAGCGATGGATTTCTCGAAGCCGAAACGACGAACGAACCGCTGAAATTCGTGCTCCTCGCCGGCGGCGCGCTCATCCTCATCGGCGGCAAGCACGTCGTGGACGGCCTCGGGTGGACCTGA
- a CDS encoding twin-arginine translocation signal domain-containing protein — MESKRHAQSRRRVLKRGALATAGVAFGVPSLVGQASAQDETEDCCKTCWMDVKPGCCPNTVNARADEPVTVYIGWPNVKPESVRLVPSSDRAPFESRRCQKYRNPKWRDISCADIDGLLSETDGRSAPACRVKNENVDGDADGDTVLTFCSCDLELCSSDRSLLLEAETGSGCRLLAVDSVKPVNC, encoded by the coding sequence ATGGAATCCAAACGACACGCACAGAGCAGACGACGCGTCCTCAAACGGGGTGCCCTCGCCACCGCCGGGGTGGCTTTCGGCGTCCCCTCGCTCGTCGGGCAGGCGAGTGCGCAAGACGAGACGGAGGACTGCTGTAAGACCTGTTGGATGGACGTGAAACCCGGCTGTTGTCCGAACACGGTGAACGCGCGGGCGGACGAACCCGTCACGGTCTACATCGGCTGGCCGAACGTGAAACCCGAGAGCGTTCGTCTGGTTCCGTCGTCGGACCGGGCACCGTTCGAATCGCGGCGCTGTCAGAAGTACCGAAATCCGAAGTGGCGAGACATCTCCTGTGCGGACATCGACGGTCTGCTCTCGGAGACCGACGGGCGGTCCGCACCGGCGTGTCGCGTGAAAAACGAGAACGTGGACGGCGACGCCGACGGCGACACAGTACTGACCTTCTGTAGCTGTGACCTCGAACTGTGTTCGAGCGACCGGAGCCTGCTCCTCGAAGCCGAGACGGGAAGCGGCTGTCGCCTGCTCGCCGTCGATAGCGTGAAGCCGGTCAACTGCTGA
- a CDS encoding succinate dehydrogenase/fumarate reductase iron-sulfur subunit → MSQQEGEMERQESEEEVEQAGRATESSPQQRRLERKARRRREREAEAERAAESRDESVHLKVFRYDPDVPEKQKPRFDHFYVPDKRGLTVLDALIYARDHFDSTLTVRHSCRQAICGSDAVFINGSQRLACQTQVSDLDSPVQVEPLPHQEVIKDLVVEMEHFYDQMHAVEPYFQTDEKPDDDLEEQRQSRENREEIKTATRCIWCGACMSSCNIAAGDNRYLGPAAINAAYRFAMDEREGESVTEHRLNLMDQEHGVWRCQTQFSCTNVCPKDIPLTQHIQELKREAVKKNLTFW, encoded by the coding sequence ATGAGCCAACAGGAAGGGGAAATGGAGCGACAGGAGTCCGAAGAGGAAGTGGAACAGGCTGGAAGAGCGACCGAATCGTCGCCACAACAGCGCCGACTGGAGCGCAAGGCGCGGCGGCGACGGGAGCGCGAAGCCGAGGCGGAACGGGCCGCCGAATCGCGGGACGAGTCGGTTCACCTCAAGGTGTTCCGGTACGACCCCGACGTGCCCGAGAAGCAAAAGCCGCGGTTCGACCACTTCTACGTCCCGGACAAACGGGGGCTGACGGTCCTCGACGCGCTCATCTACGCCCGCGACCACTTCGATTCCACGCTGACGGTGCGCCACTCGTGTCGGCAAGCCATCTGCGGGAGCGACGCCGTGTTCATCAACGGGTCACAACGGCTGGCCTGCCAGACGCAGGTGTCCGACCTCGACAGCCCGGTGCAGGTCGAACCGTTGCCGCATCAGGAGGTCATCAAAGACCTCGTGGTGGAGATGGAGCACTTCTACGACCAGATGCACGCGGTCGAACCCTACTTCCAGACGGACGAGAAGCCGGACGACGACCTCGAAGAACAGCGCCAGTCCCGCGAGAACCGCGAGGAGATAAAGACGGCAACCCGGTGTATCTGGTGCGGTGCGTGCATGTCCTCGTGTAACATCGCGGCGGGCGACAACCGGTACCTCGGCCCGGCGGCCATCAACGCGGCGTACCGGTTCGCCATGGACGAACGCGAGGGCGAGTCCGTGACGGAACATCGACTGAACCTGATGGACCAAGAACACGGCGTCTGGCGCTGTCAGACGCAGTTCTCCTGTACCAACGTCTGCCCGAAGGACATCCCGCTGACACAGCACATTCAGGAACTGAAGCGGGAAGCGGTGAAGAAAAACCTCACGTTCTGGTAA
- a CDS encoding ArnT family glycosyltransferase produces the protein MASHQTDSKTAQESRGLSYELPWLVPALIAGVCVLYLYVGSHPYPSFGAGLYLHIAEEIQKNGYVLPKTIPGYTPDGVPFAYPPFMFYILAVILDVTRVGAFTIARYLPGLVSVAYLVPLYFLARDLFGSRPQASLATLIVAVSPPVLQWHISAGGIVRAPAMLFSLTGIYAGLHLFRNHDRRWLVPALVTFALTVLTHPMYTIFFVISFLVLYVRFDRSVRGLAYGLVVGLGGIVLTAPWWLSIVSMHGTAVFSGAAGTHGGLGGAIPALRGLLRQQLNEPPFLSAWHLLPAIGCLWLVRRREYFLPAWLVVITAAMDEARFVFLIGALITARFVFDGIFRWVKETSSSAERNEIVTFSVVLLATIGLSGGMLYAMGGMNAHAGSPSLPQFVNDNDVEAMTWAGEHTDPSAQFLVLGDAAEWFPQQTDRTIAIGPWGVEWKGHEQYQYQLHQFRELSRCHSANCLTTELMRMQVHPQYIYVPKETYTIRGMRHYQPPEMMSTMLSSPQYHLAFENDEVAIFAMSEGWYPSGPETSGPMPV, from the coding sequence ATGGCTAGTCATCAGACGGATTCGAAAACGGCGCAGGAATCGAGAGGACTGAGTTACGAACTGCCATGGCTCGTCCCCGCGCTCATCGCCGGAGTGTGCGTCCTCTATCTCTACGTCGGAAGTCATCCCTATCCGTCCTTCGGCGCGGGGCTGTACCTCCACATCGCCGAGGAGATACAGAAAAACGGCTACGTCCTTCCGAAGACGATTCCGGGCTACACGCCCGACGGCGTGCCTTTCGCGTATCCGCCGTTCATGTTCTACATCCTGGCCGTCATCCTCGACGTGACGCGAGTCGGCGCGTTCACCATCGCCAGATACCTTCCCGGCCTCGTCTCGGTCGCATACCTCGTCCCGCTGTACTTCCTCGCGCGGGACCTGTTCGGGTCGCGGCCACAAGCCTCGCTCGCCACGCTCATCGTCGCCGTCAGCCCGCCGGTGCTCCAGTGGCACATCTCGGCCGGGGGCATCGTCCGCGCTCCCGCGATGTTGTTCTCGCTGACCGGAATCTACGCCGGGTTGCACCTCTTTCGGAACCACGACCGCCGGTGGCTCGTCCCCGCGCTCGTCACCTTCGCGCTGACGGTGCTGACGCATCCGATGTACACCATCTTCTTCGTCATCAGCTTTCTCGTGCTCTACGTCCGGTTCGACCGGTCCGTACGCGGGCTCGCCTACGGGTTGGTCGTCGGTCTCGGCGGGATAGTGCTCACAGCCCCGTGGTGGCTGTCGATCGTCTCAATGCACGGAACCGCCGTGTTCAGCGGGGCCGCGGGTACCCACGGCGGGCTCGGCGGTGCCATTCCGGCGCTACGGGGATTACTACGCCAGCAGCTCAACGAACCGCCGTTCCTGTCGGCGTGGCACCTGCTTCCGGCAATCGGATGTCTCTGGCTCGTTCGACGACGCGAGTACTTCCTCCCCGCGTGGTTAGTCGTCATCACGGCGGCGATGGACGAGGCGCGTTTCGTGTTCCTCATCGGCGCGCTCATCACCGCGCGATTCGTCTTCGACGGCATCTTCCGGTGGGTCAAGGAAACCTCTTCGTCCGCCGAACGGAACGAAATCGTCACGTTTTCCGTGGTGTTGCTGGCGACCATCGGCCTCAGCGGCGGGATGTTGTACGCGATGGGCGGGATGAACGCCCACGCCGGGAGTCCGTCCCTCCCGCAGTTCGTCAACGACAACGACGTCGAGGCGATGACGTGGGCGGGCGAGCACACCGACCCGTCCGCACAGTTTCTGGTGCTCGGCGACGCCGCGGAGTGGTTCCCACAGCAGACGGACAGGACCATCGCCATCGGGCCGTGGGGCGTCGAGTGGAAGGGTCACGAGCAGTACCAGTATCAACTCCATCAGTTCCGCGAGCTATCTCGGTGTCACAGTGCCAACTGTCTGACGACGGAACTGATGCGGATGCAGGTACACCCGCAGTACATCTACGTCCCGAAGGAAACCTACACGATTCGCGGGATGCGCCACTACCAACCGCCGGAGATGATGTCGACGATGCTCTCGTCGCCGCAGTATCACCTCGCGTTCGAGAACGACGAGGTGGCGATATTCGCGATGTCCGAGGGGTGGTATCCGTCGGGACCGGAGACGAGCGGACCGATGCCCGTCTGA
- the ctaD gene encoding cytochrome c oxidase subunit I, whose protein sequence is MAALTTSLALSILMGGFLLVVLYFILQVEDWRSYTPTGGGFGRGEEQGVGYAQKPSGILRWLTTVDHKDIGILYGVYGLITFAWGGIGALLMRTELLSPDTMFLQAQSYNALMTTHGLTMLLLFGTPMIAAFANYFIPLLIGADDMAFPRINAIAFWLLPPAAILIWIGFPLGAIGSGIQPAQTSWTMYTPLSVQQPSPATDLMLLGLHLSGISTTMGAINFIATIFTERGSNIGWENLDLFSWTMVTQSGLILFAFPLLGSAIIMLLLDRNFGTTFFSPQGGGGPILWQHLFWFFGHPEVYILVLPPMGLVSLILPRFAGRKLFGFKFVVYSTLAIGVLSFGVWAHHMFATGIDPRIRLSFMAVSLAIAVPSAVKVFNWITTMWNGNIRLTAPMLFSIGFIQNFIIGGVTGIFLAAIPVDLVLHDTYYVVGHFHFIVMGAIGVALFAAFYYWFPIYSGKMYQKSLAHWHFWLTMIGTNVTFFAMLFLGYGGMPRRYATYLPQFTTWHQVATLGAFILGIGQFIFVWNIVQSWLEGPAVESGDPWALEEEGMLSPEWVWFENRRETALADGGDGDGDGLTDGGSDEATGGDD, encoded by the coding sequence ATGGCAGCGCTTACCACATCATTGGCGCTCTCCATCCTGATGGGTGGGTTCCTTCTCGTCGTCCTCTACTTCATCCTCCAAGTCGAGGACTGGCGGTCGTACACACCCACCGGTGGGGGGTTCGGTCGCGGCGAAGAGCAGGGGGTCGGCTACGCGCAAAAGCCCTCGGGGATACTCCGTTGGCTGACGACTGTCGACCACAAGGATATCGGCATCCTGTACGGCGTCTACGGGTTGATAACGTTCGCTTGGGGCGGAATCGGCGCCCTGCTGATGCGAACCGAACTACTCTCGCCTGACACGATGTTCCTCCAGGCGCAGTCGTACAACGCGCTGATGACGACCCATGGCCTCACGATGTTGCTCCTGTTCGGGACGCCGATGATTGCGGCGTTTGCGAACTACTTCATCCCGCTCCTCATCGGGGCGGACGACATGGCGTTCCCGCGCATCAACGCCATCGCCTTCTGGTTGCTACCGCCCGCGGCGATACTCATCTGGATCGGCTTCCCACTCGGGGCAATCGGGTCGGGCATCCAACCGGCACAGACGAGTTGGACGATGTACACGCCGCTTTCCGTTCAGCAACCGAGTCCGGCGACGGATCTGATGCTTCTCGGTCTGCACCTCTCGGGCATCAGCACCACGATGGGGGCGATAAATTTCATCGCCACCATCTTCACCGAACGCGGTTCGAACATCGGGTGGGAGAACCTCGATTTGTTCTCGTGGACGATGGTCACGCAGTCGGGGCTCATCCTGTTCGCGTTCCCGCTGCTCGGCAGCGCCATCATCATGCTCCTGCTCGACCGCAACTTCGGGACCACGTTCTTCTCCCCACAAGGCGGCGGCGGTCCGATTCTGTGGCAACACCTCTTCTGGTTCTTCGGGCACCCGGAGGTGTACATCCTCGTCCTCCCGCCGATGGGGTTGGTCAGTCTCATTCTACCGCGCTTCGCGGGCCGGAAGCTGTTCGGATTCAAGTTCGTCGTCTACTCGACGTTGGCCATCGGCGTCCTCTCGTTCGGCGTTTGGGCCCACCACATGTTCGCAACGGGTATCGACCCACGTATCCGTCTCAGTTTCATGGCGGTGTCGCTGGCCATCGCGGTGCCCAGCGCCGTCAAGGTCTTCAACTGGATTACGACGATGTGGAACGGGAACATCCGCCTGACGGCACCGATGCTGTTCTCCATCGGGTTCATCCAGAACTTCATCATCGGGGGCGTGACGGGCATCTTCCTCGCGGCGATTCCGGTCGACCTCGTGCTCCACGACACCTACTACGTCGTCGGCCACTTCCACTTCATCGTGATGGGTGCCATCGGGGTCGCCCTGTTCGCGGCGTTCTACTACTGGTTCCCGATTTACAGCGGCAAGATGTACCAGAAGTCGCTCGCCCACTGGCACTTCTGGCTGACGATGATCGGAACGAACGTGACGTTCTTCGCCATGCTGTTCCTCGGCTACGGCGGCATGCCCCGCCGGTACGCGACCTATCTCCCGCAGTTCACGACGTGGCACCAGGTCGCCACGCTCGGTGCGTTCATCCTCGGTATCGGCCAGTTCATCTTCGTCTGGAACATCGTCCAGTCGTGGCTCGAAGGCCCGGCGGTCGAAAGCGGCGACCCGTGGGCGCTGGAGGAGGAAGGCATGCTTTCGCCCGAGTGGGTGTGGTTCGAGAACCGACGCGAAACCGCGCTCGCCGACGGTGGCGACGGCGATGGCGACGGACTGACGGACGGCGGTTCGGACGAGGCCACGGGAGGTGACGACTGA
- a CDS encoding MFS transporter, translating to MGTRVFGRFSRVADYDTLLLTAGLWFLAKFLRYALPALFPTFRTQFGVSNAFLGTVFTATMLGYSLMQFPSGVLADRFGAVRVIAAGAAVAAGGALVLGVAAPLAVLVGGMLLVGVGTGIHKTVSIRLLSREYPTRTGRALGLFDTLGAFGGVAAPAAVVLVTDAGNWHALFLAGAVEGFALGGGVLAYVPRRSSDAEDDGENGDSAGGDDSANPLAFRRYLDLFRSRRFTVFVGVTVCFSFAYNGVVAFLPLYLTDHGLSESAASLVYSALFAVSLVQVVTGDLSDRIGRLPLAVAVLAVAAGALGALSLAGTASAVVFGGIVVALGIGSHGFRPIRGAYLAATIPDDVAGGGLGLVRTLLMGVGALAPAVVGVVSDTTGFAAAFGLLAVVMSCAALLAVLTALIGT from the coding sequence ATGGGAACCCGAGTGTTCGGTCGGTTTTCGCGCGTCGCCGACTACGACACGCTCCTGTTGACGGCCGGACTCTGGTTTCTCGCCAAGTTCCTGCGGTACGCACTTCCGGCGCTGTTTCCCACCTTTCGAACCCAGTTCGGCGTCTCGAACGCGTTTCTCGGAACGGTGTTCACGGCCACGATGCTCGGCTACTCGCTCATGCAGTTTCCCAGCGGCGTCCTCGCCGACCGGTTCGGCGCGGTGCGGGTCATCGCGGCGGGTGCCGCGGTCGCCGCCGGAGGGGCGCTGGTGCTCGGGGTCGCCGCGCCGCTCGCGGTGCTCGTCGGCGGTATGCTCCTCGTCGGGGTGGGGACGGGCATCCACAAGACGGTCTCGATTCGGTTGCTCTCGCGGGAGTACCCGACGAGAACCGGCCGGGCGCTCGGCCTGTTCGACACGCTCGGAGCGTTCGGCGGCGTGGCCGCACCCGCGGCCGTCGTCCTCGTGACCGACGCCGGAAACTGGCACGCGCTCTTTCTCGCGGGTGCCGTGGAGGGGTTCGCGCTCGGCGGCGGCGTCCTCGCGTACGTCCCACGGCGGTCATCGGACGCCGAGGACGATGGTGAGAATGGTGACTCCGCCGGTGGAGACGATTCCGCGAACCCGCTCGCGTTCCGGCGGTATCTCGACCTCTTTCGAAGCCGTCGGTTCACGGTATTCGTCGGCGTGACCGTCTGTTTCAGCTTCGCGTACAACGGCGTCGTCGCGTTCCTCCCGCTCTATCTCACCGACCACGGGTTGTCCGAGTCGGCGGCGTCGCTCGTCTACAGCGCCCTGTTCGCCGTGAGTCTGGTGCAGGTCGTCACCGGCGACCTCTCGGACAGAATCGGGCGGCTTCCGCTCGCCGTCGCCGTCCTCGCCGTCGCGGCGGGCGCGCTCGGGGCGCTTTCCCTCGCGGGGACGGCGAGCGCCGTCGTCTTCGGCGGTATCGTCGTCGCGCTCGGCATCGGCAGTCACGGATTCCGTCCGATTCGCGGCGCGTACCTCGCGGCGACGATTCCCGACGACGTTGCCGGAGGTGGCCTCGGGTTGGTCCGTACCCTGCTGATGGGCGTCGGCGCGCTCGCGCCCGCCGTCGTCGGCGTCGTCTCCGACACGACCGGGTTCGCGGCCGCGTTCGGCCTGCTCGCGGTCGTGATGTCGTGTGCGGCGCTCTTGGCAGTTCTCACCGCACTTATCGGGACGTGA
- a CDS encoding universal stress protein codes for MYERILLPTDGSVSTDKAVEQALNLADAYGASLHVLSVVDRTIVPPDVRSDILYDELEDECADAVSDVEAAANEAGVDVETTVLRGTPHRVILDYADKNDIDCIVMGTHGRRGLDRYLLGSVTEKVVRLSEVPVLTVRMNEEE; via the coding sequence ATGTACGAGCGAATCCTGCTCCCAACGGACGGGAGCGTGTCCACGGACAAGGCGGTCGAACAGGCGCTCAACCTCGCGGACGCCTACGGCGCGAGCCTACACGTCCTATCGGTCGTCGACCGAACCATCGTCCCGCCGGACGTTCGGTCCGACATCCTCTACGACGAACTCGAAGACGAGTGCGCCGACGCGGTTTCGGACGTCGAAGCCGCGGCGAACGAGGCGGGTGTGGACGTGGAAACGACGGTACTCCGCGGGACGCCACACCGCGTGATTCTGGACTACGCCGACAAGAACGACATCGACTGCATCGTGATGGGAACGCACGGCCGCCGCGGTCTCGACCGGTACCTCCTCGGCAGCGTCACCGAAAAGGTCGTCCGCCTGTCGGAGGTCCCCGTCCTGACGGTTCGGATGAACGAGGAGGAGTGA
- a CDS encoding ABC transporter permease yields the protein MNVLESVRISWRNIREHKLRSTLTTLGVIIGVAAVITFVTLGASLQADIVNTVAGGNAATMYVSAESPSQSGIPNFGSSGGQTIFTEHDLGGIRSLEGVEAAVPESGIAASTVAFNNSTVGRQWVVVTSPPYFDVKNQQFVSGGSFRSGKREVVLNRPAARMFSGGNVSVGDNITVTRAVNGEEINATVTGIVEPSDETTLGISSGPTPRIFAPTDPFYQRTVYSPSADRNQRVYGRILVLAGNPGQVDAVQGRVYTYLGEGSDASELKSENYKFKVTTQEELVSQVKRVSDTFTAYISGIALISLIVGAIGIANIMLVSVTERTREIGIMKAVGAQNTDVLQLFLFEAVLLGLFGSALGALVGFGGGYVAAQLIGLPLAFRAEWFGIAVVVGVIVGVLAGLYPAWDASHTNPIDALRYE from the coding sequence ATGAACGTTCTCGAAAGCGTTCGAATCAGTTGGCGAAACATCCGCGAACACAAACTGCGCTCGACGCTGACGACGCTCGGCGTCATCATCGGCGTGGCGGCGGTCATCACCTTCGTCACGCTCGGCGCGAGTTTGCAGGCGGATATCGTCAACACGGTCGCCGGCGGCAACGCGGCGACCATGTACGTCTCGGCGGAGTCGCCGAGTCAGAGCGGGATTCCGAACTTCGGGAGTAGCGGCGGACAAACGATTTTCACCGAGCACGACCTCGGCGGGATTCGGTCGCTCGAAGGCGTCGAAGCGGCCGTTCCGGAGAGCGGTATCGCCGCCTCCACGGTGGCGTTCAACAACTCGACGGTCGGTCGGCAGTGGGTCGTCGTCACGTCTCCGCCCTACTTCGACGTGAAAAACCAGCAATTCGTCTCGGGCGGGTCGTTCCGGAGCGGGAAACGCGAAGTGGTCCTGAACCGCCCCGCCGCGCGGATGTTCAGCGGCGGAAACGTCTCCGTCGGGGACAACATCACCGTCACGCGCGCCGTCAACGGGGAAGAGATCAACGCGACGGTGACGGGCATCGTCGAACCGTCCGACGAGACCACGCTTGGCATCAGCAGCGGCCCGACCCCGCGAATCTTCGCACCGACGGACCCCTTCTACCAGCGGACGGTGTACAGTCCGTCGGCGGACCGCAACCAGCGCGTGTACGGGCGGATACTCGTCCTCGCGGGCAATCCCGGCCAAGTGGACGCGGTGCAGGGGCGCGTCTACACGTACCTGGGCGAGGGCTCTGACGCGAGCGAACTGAAATCGGAGAACTACAAGTTCAAGGTGACGACGCAGGAGGAACTGGTCAGCCAGGTCAAACGGGTCAGCGACACGTTCACGGCGTACATCTCCGGCATCGCCCTCATCTCGCTCATCGTCGGAGCAATCGGCATCGCCAACATCATGCTGGTGAGCGTGACCGAACGGACCCGCGAAATCGGCATCATGAAAGCCGTCGGCGCGCAGAACACCGATGTCCTCCAGTTGTTCCTGTTCGAGGCGGTGTTGCTCGGCCTGTTCGGGTCGGCGCTGGGCGCGCTCGTCGGCTTCGGCGGCGGCTACGTCGCGGCCCAGCTCATCGGACTCCCCCTCGCGTTCAGGGCGGAGTGGTTCGGTATCGCCGTCGTGGTCGGCGTCATCGTCGGGGTGCTCGCGGGACTCTATCCGGCGTGGGACGCGTCCCACACGAACCCCATCGACGCGCTCCGCTACGAGTGA
- a CDS encoding DUF6684 family protein, whose product MATYSVFDRETLLDIVVNIVPLIILGFFFVLFFVTSPYPPNELYRVLGLLLLVVPFVLLGLLTWVAAHYVG is encoded by the coding sequence ATGGCCACCTACTCCGTCTTCGACCGCGAGACGCTGCTCGACATCGTGGTGAACATCGTTCCCCTCATCATCCTCGGGTTCTTCTTCGTCCTCTTCTTCGTAACGTCGCCGTATCCGCCGAACGAACTCTACCGCGTCCTCGGTCTGCTGTTGCTCGTCGTTCCGTTCGTCCTGCTCGGGCTGCTGACGTGGGTCGCCGCCCACTACGTCGGCTGA